The Sylvia atricapilla isolate bSylAtr1 chromosome 13, bSylAtr1.pri, whole genome shotgun sequence genome includes a region encoding these proteins:
- the CIB2 gene encoding calcium and integrin-binding family member 2, whose product MAPNVVPMDYTKDPDVKLPMQLIINMPELKENPFKERIVESFSEDGEGSLSFNDFVDMFSVLSEMAPRELKAIYAFKIYDFNTDNFICKADLEKTLNKLTREELTAEEITLVCEKVIEEADMDGDGKLGFADFENMISKAPDFLRYYFKKRRVSCMLAGIP is encoded by the exons ATGGCACCAAACGTTGTGCCCATGGACTATACAAAGGACCCAGATGTTAAACTACCTATGCAGCTTATAATAAACATGCCTGAGCTAAAG GAGAATCCCTTCAAAGAAAGGATTGTGGAGTCTTTCTCAGAAGATGGAGAGGGGAGCCTGAGCTTCAATGACTTTGTGGATATGTTCTCTGTGCTCAGTGAAATGGCTCCCCGGGAGCTTAAAGCAATCTATGCCTTCAAGATCTATG ATTTTAACACAGATAACTTCATTTGTAAGGCAGacttggaaaaaaccctcaataaGCTGACCCGGGAAGAGCTGACAGCAGAGGAAATCACTCTGGTTTGTGAGAAAGTGATAGAAGAAGCTGACATGGATGGTGATGGGAAATTAGGATTTGCAGATTTTGAAAACATGATTTCCAAGGCACCGGACTTTCTCAggtattattttaagaaaaggagAGTCTCTTGCATGCTTGCAG